A region of Desulfocurvibacter africanus subsp. africanus DSM 2603 DNA encodes the following proteins:
- a CDS encoding GatB/YqeY domain-containing protein, with protein sequence MSIAKQIEQDFVTAYKAKEQLRVAVLRMLKTAIKNRHVELMRELSDDEILDVIIKQVKQRQEAEEQFRAANRAELADKESAEADILRSYLPAQLSREELAALVDKIVIDLGASGLKDMGRVMKAIMDSHKGRVDGKAVSELVKARLS encoded by the coding sequence ATGTCTATTGCAAAACAGATAGAACAGGACTTCGTTACGGCCTACAAGGCTAAAGAACAGCTCAGGGTGGCTGTCTTGAGAATGCTCAAGACAGCCATTAAGAATCGCCATGTGGAGCTAATGCGAGAGTTGTCTGATGATGAGATTCTCGATGTCATCATCAAACAGGTTAAGCAGCGCCAGGAAGCGGAAGAGCAGTTCAGAGCCGCGAACCGTGCCGAACTCGCCGATAAGGAGTCGGCTGAGGCTGACATCCTCAGGTCGTATCTCCCCGCACAACTCTCCAGGGAAGAATTGGCAGCCCTTGTGGATAAGATCGTCATTGACCTTGGTGCCTCCGGCTTGAAGGATATGGGCCGAGTCATGAAGGCGATCATGGACAGTCACAAAGGCAGAGTGGACGGCAAGGCCGTCAGCGAGCTGGTCAAGGCTCGTCTTTCCTGA
- a CDS encoding NAD(P)/FAD-dependent oxidoreductase, with translation MKRFDAVVIGGGPAGMTAALYFLRSGIQVAFVEKLSHGGQMLLTERIDNYPAFPGGAFSFELADRMLEQLKEYANGTYAYLNDEVRAIEPGQGEHRVLVGEEWIAARSVVICTGARYKKLGLPSEKRLMGRGVSYCALCDGNFFRDQVVAVIGGGNSALEEALYLTRLVKKLYLLHRREDFRGAKCYQDKCVINPKIEILRSSVVEEILGEDRVDGIRIRDLKKGQTRTINVDGVFVFVGFEPVHGFLPQSMELDRAEFIVTDQECRTSIPGIFAAGDVRSKLCRQVATAVGDGATAATAAMSYLEGEHAS, from the coding sequence ATGAAGAGGTTTGATGCCGTTGTCATTGGGGGCGGACCGGCGGGAATGACGGCCGCCCTATATTTTTTGCGCTCGGGAATTCAGGTGGCCTTCGTAGAGAAACTCTCTCATGGCGGCCAAATGCTCCTGACCGAGCGGATCGACAACTACCCAGCCTTCCCAGGCGGGGCGTTCTCTTTCGAGTTGGCCGACCGCATGTTGGAGCAGCTTAAAGAATATGCAAACGGCACGTATGCGTACCTCAATGATGAAGTAAGGGCTATTGAGCCGGGACAAGGCGAGCATCGCGTTCTCGTGGGAGAGGAATGGATAGCCGCGCGTAGCGTGGTCATCTGCACCGGTGCGCGTTATAAGAAATTAGGCTTGCCGAGTGAGAAACGGCTCATGGGCCGTGGTGTGTCTTATTGCGCTCTTTGTGACGGCAACTTCTTTCGCGATCAGGTTGTGGCAGTCATTGGCGGCGGCAATTCCGCACTTGAAGAAGCATTATATCTCACTCGTTTGGTGAAGAAACTATATCTTCTTCACCGCCGCGAAGATTTCCGCGGGGCCAAATGCTACCAAGACAAGTGCGTTATCAATCCCAAAATCGAAATCCTGCGTAGCTCCGTGGTCGAAGAGATACTCGGCGAAGACCGGGTTGATGGCATACGGATTCGCGATCTCAAGAAAGGTCAGACGCGAACCATCAATGTGGATGGAGTGTTCGTGTTCGTTGGTTTTGAACCTGTGCATGGTTTCCTGCCCCAAAGTATGGAACTGGACAGGGCGGAATTCATCGTTACCGATCAGGAATGCCGGACCAGCATTCCTGGAATCTTCGCTGCGGGCGATGTGCGCTCCAAACTTTGCCGGCAGGTGGCCACAGCCGTCGGAGACGGTGCCACGGCTGCTACGGCAGCCATGTCCTATCTGGAAGGCGAGCATGCTTCGTAG
- a CDS encoding alpha,alpha-trehalose-phosphate synthase (UDP-forming) has protein sequence MEGGSKRLVVVSNRLPVALSNEGGRWVIKPGGGGLVTALAPVLKNRGGLWIGWSGAKGEVDIVDPLAEFSREAGYSLHPVYLTEEEVAGYYHGFSNEVIWPLFHDFQSRCNFNPTYWRSYLDANLKFAEVVVRFSRDSDYIWVHDYHLMHLAFMLRNMGVPRSCGFFLHIPFPPPDIFLKLPWRAKIVRSLLEYDLVGFQTGRDRSNFISCLRALLPEASISGRGNEVRVTLLGRTSRLGAFPISIDFNAFANMASSGEVAQKTKDFRDALRQRKILLGVDRLDYTKGIPQRIEAIRQLLIKFPDLRERFSFVQLAVPSREEIPEYNALKIEIERLVGEVNGQFAQPGWVPIQYLYRSLPRADLVAYYRAADIALVTPLRDGMNLVAKEYCASNVSETGVLILSEFAGAAGQLQKNGAKLVNPHDVEGVAKVIHKAFHTDIADHRRNMHRLRDSIRKADIFWWVDSFLQNAFSRHLNDFPPLEGVSFHS, from the coding sequence ATGGAAGGCGGCTCCAAGCGATTAGTGGTGGTGTCCAACCGATTGCCCGTGGCCCTGAGCAATGAAGGCGGACGGTGGGTCATTAAGCCTGGTGGGGGCGGCTTGGTCACGGCTCTGGCTCCAGTGCTCAAGAATCGAGGCGGACTATGGATCGGCTGGTCCGGCGCCAAGGGTGAGGTGGACATTGTTGACCCTCTGGCAGAATTTTCCCGCGAGGCCGGTTATTCGTTGCATCCCGTATACCTTACGGAAGAAGAGGTCGCCGGCTATTATCATGGCTTTTCCAACGAGGTCATCTGGCCTCTTTTTCATGACTTTCAATCGCGGTGCAATTTCAATCCTACATATTGGCGCAGCTATCTTGATGCAAATCTAAAGTTTGCTGAAGTTGTTGTCCGCTTCAGCCGTGACTCCGACTACATATGGGTCCATGATTATCACCTGATGCATTTGGCTTTCATGCTGCGCAATATGGGAGTACCGCGAAGTTGTGGGTTTTTCCTTCACATTCCTTTCCCACCTCCGGATATCTTCCTTAAGCTGCCGTGGCGGGCCAAAATCGTGCGCTCGCTTCTGGAGTATGATTTAGTGGGATTCCAGACCGGGCGCGATCGTAGCAACTTCATCAGTTGCTTGAGGGCCTTATTGCCTGAAGCAAGCATTAGCGGGCGAGGCAACGAGGTGCGGGTTACGCTTTTGGGCCGTACGTCAAGGCTAGGGGCCTTTCCCATCAGTATCGATTTCAATGCCTTTGCGAACATGGCTTCGTCAGGCGAGGTAGCCCAGAAAACCAAGGACTTTCGTGACGCTTTGCGCCAACGCAAGATTCTTTTAGGCGTAGACAGGCTTGACTATACCAAGGGCATTCCCCAACGTATTGAGGCCATACGACAACTGCTCATCAAGTTTCCGGATCTACGGGAAAGGTTTTCGTTCGTTCAACTAGCTGTGCCCAGCCGTGAAGAGATCCCAGAATATAATGCCCTGAAAATAGAGATCGAACGCCTAGTGGGTGAGGTTAACGGACAGTTCGCTCAACCTGGATGGGTTCCTATTCAGTATTTATACCGATCCTTGCCGCGCGCAGACTTGGTAGCATATTACCGGGCGGCGGATATAGCCTTGGTTACACCTTTGCGTGATGGAATGAACTTGGTGGCCAAAGAGTATTGCGCAAGCAATGTCTCGGAGACTGGCGTACTCATACTAAGTGAGTTCGCCGGCGCCGCAGGTCAACTTCAAAAAAACGGGGCAAAACTGGTCAACCCGCATGATGTAGAAGGCGTGGCCAAGGTCATCCACAAAGCATTCCATACGGATATTGCCGATCACCGAAGGAATATGCACCGATTGCGCGATTCGATCCGCAAGGCAGACATCTTCTGGTGGGTAGATTCTTTCCTTCAGAATGCTTTTTCCCGTCATCTCAACGATTTTCCACCTCTGGAAGGCGTAAGCTTCCACTCTTAA
- a CDS encoding outer membrane protein assembly factor BamD produces MLRRYFFIFTACALIAASSGCGVIDYFFIPTPEETALELFQAGQEEMAQEDWADAVEYFTKLRDRFPFSPYTVQAELLLANSHFNDGKYAEALQAYKEFESLHPSDPRIPYVLFQIGMANYKSMGSIDKPQHQAAEAVEFFRRLIQSYPDSEFAPKAKDHLLLARRRLAEHELFVADFYWRAERFGSAWERYSFVVEQYKDIADVAAYAEKRSQLAFLERQQRSAEQARTEKHGSWKDWFNWL; encoded by the coding sequence ATGCTTCGTAGGTACTTTTTTATCTTTACTGCTTGCGCACTTATTGCGGCATCCTCCGGTTGTGGTGTCATCGATTATTTTTTTATACCCACTCCTGAGGAAACGGCCCTTGAACTCTTCCAGGCCGGCCAGGAAGAAATGGCCCAGGAGGATTGGGCTGACGCTGTGGAGTATTTTACTAAATTACGGGACCGGTTCCCATTTAGCCCTTATACCGTGCAGGCCGAGCTGCTCCTGGCCAACTCGCATTTCAATGACGGCAAGTATGCCGAGGCCCTACAAGCCTACAAGGAATTCGAGTCTCTGCACCCCAGTGATCCTCGTATACCGTATGTGCTCTTCCAAATCGGCATGGCCAACTACAAAAGCATGGGCTCCATCGACAAGCCACAGCACCAGGCAGCCGAAGCAGTCGAGTTTTTTAGGCGACTCATCCAAAGCTATCCCGATTCCGAGTTTGCGCCTAAGGCCAAAGATCATCTGTTGCTAGCCAGGCGTCGGCTTGCCGAGCATGAGCTGTTCGTTGCCGATTTCTATTGGCGCGCTGAGAGATTTGGCTCTGCCTGGGAGCGTTATTCTTTTGTAGTCGAGCAATACAAGGATATTGCCGATGTGGCGGCCTATGCTGAGAAGCGCTCGCAGTTGGCCTTCCTCGAACGCCAGCAAAGGTCAGCCGAACAGGCTCGTACTGAGAAGCACGGAAGTTGGAAAGATTGGTTTAATTGGCTCTGA
- the fusA gene encoding elongation factor G, with the protein MSKKIPSGKSELESLRNIGIIAHIDAGKTTLTERILFYTHRIHRMGEVHDGTATMDYMPEEQERGITITSACTTCLWKGKRINIIDTPGHVDFTIEVERSLRVLDGAVGVFCGVGGVEPQSETVWRQSERYGVPKLAFINKMDRLGADFQGVLDQMRQKLGAKPLPLVIPDDGGEDFKALFDVLHMKLLRFENQSQGEHYEVQELDAEQIARVQPWRERLIEAVADEDDDILQSYLSGEDLSEERLEAAIRAATLSLRIVPVYAGSALKNIGVQPLLDGILAFLPSPLDVPPAIGVDPQTKAKKYFQTSASEPLSALAFKVSMESGRKLVLMRIYSGVLNEGQEVWNATQGQVERVARLFHLHAGRKEKLERATAGDIVAAAGLRLTKTGDTLCTKDAPLILESIGEYKPVISLAIEPRNAEEAERLELALDHYLQEDPTLHLEKDEATEQLVLSGMGELHLEVVLDRLRREYSLQPRSGKPQVVYQETVTMHVETEAEFRRELGDIIHHGFVRLEIEPLPRDKTNEVFLAFDTAQWHQTVAESVYGGVADGLQSGVLKGHPVQNVKIRVLELRKREGESTPVGFRMAASMALRKAMQMAKPMLLEPIMDIEITVPGDFVGDVMGLLGAKNARIENLFDRAGQKTVKALAPLRKLFGFSTDLRSATQGRAGLMMKFSRFDVLT; encoded by the coding sequence ATGAGTAAAAAGATTCCCAGCGGAAAGAGCGAATTGGAATCGCTGCGGAATATTGGCATTATCGCCCATATAGATGCGGGCAAGACGACTCTCACGGAGCGTATTCTTTTTTACACGCATAGAATACATCGCATGGGCGAGGTCCATGACGGCACAGCGACCATGGATTACATGCCCGAGGAGCAGGAACGCGGCATAACAATAACTTCTGCGTGCACAACATGCTTGTGGAAGGGTAAACGTATCAACATTATCGACACGCCGGGACATGTGGACTTCACTATTGAAGTAGAGCGGTCGCTACGTGTGTTGGATGGTGCTGTCGGCGTGTTCTGCGGCGTAGGCGGAGTCGAGCCCCAGTCCGAAACGGTCTGGCGCCAGTCCGAACGCTATGGTGTACCCAAGCTGGCCTTCATAAACAAGATGGATCGCTTAGGTGCGGATTTTCAGGGCGTGCTCGATCAGATGCGGCAAAAGCTCGGAGCCAAGCCCTTACCCCTAGTTATACCTGACGATGGAGGCGAAGATTTCAAGGCTTTGTTCGATGTGCTGCATATGAAACTGCTGCGCTTTGAAAATCAAAGTCAGGGCGAGCATTACGAAGTCCAGGAATTAGATGCGGAACAGATCGCTCGCGTTCAACCTTGGCGAGAGCGCTTGATCGAGGCTGTCGCTGATGAGGACGATGACATCCTACAGAGCTACCTCTCAGGCGAGGATCTATCCGAGGAGCGACTGGAGGCGGCAATTCGCGCTGCCACACTGAGCTTGCGGATCGTGCCAGTCTATGCTGGTTCGGCGTTGAAGAATATTGGCGTGCAACCATTGCTGGATGGTATATTAGCCTTCCTGCCGTCACCTTTGGATGTTCCGCCAGCCATAGGTGTGGATCCCCAAACTAAGGCTAAGAAGTATTTCCAGACTTCCGCATCAGAGCCGCTCTCTGCGTTGGCTTTCAAGGTAAGCATGGAGAGCGGCCGCAAGCTTGTGCTCATGCGCATCTACTCGGGCGTGCTAAATGAGGGGCAAGAGGTCTGGAACGCCACTCAAGGCCAAGTTGAGCGCGTTGCGCGCCTATTCCATCTTCATGCTGGCCGCAAAGAGAAGCTTGAGAGGGCTACTGCCGGAGATATCGTTGCCGCAGCAGGACTGCGTCTGACTAAGACCGGAGATACGCTATGCACCAAGGATGCTCCGCTGATTTTGGAAAGCATCGGCGAGTACAAGCCTGTTATTTCCCTAGCCATTGAGCCGCGTAATGCAGAAGAGGCCGAGCGGCTTGAACTGGCCCTAGACCATTATTTGCAGGAGGATCCCACGCTCCACCTCGAGAAGGATGAGGCCACGGAGCAACTTGTCCTTTCGGGTATGGGAGAGCTTCATCTGGAGGTCGTGCTGGATCGCTTGCGCCGAGAGTATAGTCTACAGCCGCGCAGCGGCAAGCCGCAAGTGGTCTACCAAGAGACAGTTACGATGCACGTCGAAACTGAAGCAGAATTCCGGCGTGAACTCGGCGATATCATTCACCACGGTTTTGTGCGTTTGGAGATCGAGCCCTTGCCGCGAGACAAGACCAACGAAGTTTTTTTAGCCTTTGATACCGCTCAATGGCACCAAACTGTCGCGGAATCTGTGTATGGAGGTGTCGCTGATGGTCTACAAAGCGGTGTGCTCAAGGGTCATCCCGTACAAAACGTAAAGATCAGGGTACTTGAGTTACGAAAGCGGGAAGGGGAATCCACGCCGGTAGGTTTCCGGATGGCTGCCTCCATGGCCTTACGCAAGGCCATGCAAATGGCCAAGCCTATGTTGCTGGAGCCCATCATGGATATCGAGATCACTGTGCCCGGCGACTTTGTAGGTGATGTTATGGGCCTGCTCGGTGCTAAGAACGCACGAATCGAAAACCTTTTTGACCGGGCCGGACAGAAGACGGTCAAGGCGCTAGCCCCATTGCGCAAGCTTTTTGGCTTCTCCACGGACTTGCGCTCGGCCACCCAGGGCCGAGCCGGTCTCATGATGAAATTCTCGCGCTTTGACGTGTTGACCTGA
- the rpsU gene encoding 30S ribosomal protein S21, which translates to MPGVILEDGDNFDISLRRFKKQVEKAGVLSELKKRQHFEKPSVQLKKKKAAARKRLLKKLRKMNMS; encoded by the coding sequence TTGCCCGGAGTCATCCTTGAAGATGGTGATAACTTCGATATTTCCCTGCGTCGCTTCAAGAAGCAGGTAGAAAAGGCCGGCGTGCTCTCGGAGCTCAAGAAGCGCCAGCATTTTGAGAAGCCCAGCGTGCAGCTCAAGAAGAAGAAGGCGGCCGCGAGAAAGCGCCTGCTGAAAAAACTCAGAAAGATGAATATGTCCTAA
- a CDS encoding DUF2062 domain-containing protein, with translation MNVIFNLKRLVRYNYLKVLRLKTSSHSIALGLALGVYGGCLPALPGLPLQSIIGLLLAFIFRASKIAALVGTWISNPLNWFVFYWAEYKIGRLIIPVNIRIDPLSMNIQDFVSVGMKGVLVLLIGGAILGLPLGLLTYIVSLPLIRNYRRRRALRLLRKRTSLS, from the coding sequence ATGAACGTAATTTTTAATCTTAAGCGCCTAGTAAGATATAATTATCTTAAAGTACTTAGGCTCAAGACATCCTCACACAGCATAGCCCTGGGCTTGGCGCTAGGTGTATATGGCGGGTGCTTGCCTGCTCTGCCCGGTCTACCGCTGCAGAGCATCATTGGCTTGCTGCTCGCGTTCATTTTTCGGGCCAGCAAAATCGCTGCACTGGTGGGAACTTGGATATCTAACCCTTTAAATTGGTTTGTTTTTTATTGGGCTGAGTATAAGATCGGTCGTCTGATCATTCCCGTGAATATAAGGATCGATCCCCTGTCGATGAACATTCAGGATTTTGTCTCCGTTGGCATGAAAGGCGTCCTGGTCCTGTTGATTGGAGGGGCCATTCTTGGTCTCCCGCTGGGGCTGCTGACTTATATTGTTTCCCTGCCTCTCATCCGCAACTATCGCAGGCGCCGAGCCTTGCGACTGTTGCGTAAGCGGACAAGTCTATCCTAA
- the rsmA gene encoding 16S rRNA (adenine(1518)-N(6)/adenine(1519)-N(6))-dimethyltransferase RsmA → MRAADGKPFAKRSLGQNFLQDENIARKIVAALELQEGDTVVEIGPGRGALTRWLDESPAQRVLALEKDKDLAQQLGMVHPRVEIVVTDALRYSWEELAGFESLKYIGNLPYNIASPLMWEIVSRSPRYSRAVFMVQHEVGLRLTACPGNKSYGALSAWIQSFANVRYLFRVPPQVFRPKPKVDSAVLCFEPLTKEIRPTHPALLAKLLHICFQKRRKQLRNILRDWWGERVGTSAGEFIKLAEARPEELTPKEFQRLALLIWGDE, encoded by the coding sequence ATGCGAGCAGCAGATGGCAAGCCTTTTGCCAAGCGTAGCCTTGGGCAGAATTTTTTGCAGGATGAGAACATCGCCCGTAAGATAGTCGCCGCCCTGGAGTTGCAGGAAGGCGATACCGTAGTGGAGATCGGCCCAGGGCGCGGAGCCCTCACGCGCTGGCTGGATGAGTCTCCGGCTCAGAGGGTATTGGCCCTTGAAAAGGACAAGGACTTGGCGCAGCAGCTTGGCATGGTTCATCCTCGAGTGGAAATAGTAGTTACGGACGCTTTGCGCTACTCCTGGGAGGAGTTGGCTGGCTTTGAGTCCCTAAAGTATATCGGAAATTTGCCGTATAATATTGCATCACCTTTGATGTGGGAGATCGTGAGCCGGTCACCACGTTACTCAAGAGCGGTTTTCATGGTCCAGCACGAAGTCGGGCTCCGGTTAACTGCATGCCCGGGAAACAAAAGTTACGGAGCCTTGAGCGCCTGGATCCAGAGTTTTGCTAATGTGCGCTATCTTTTTCGTGTGCCGCCGCAAGTCTTCCGTCCCAAGCCCAAGGTGGATTCGGCTGTTTTATGCTTTGAGCCTTTGACGAAGGAAATTCGGCCTACGCACCCAGCATTGCTGGCTAAATTATTGCATATTTGCTTTCAAAAACGGCGTAAGCAATTGCGCAACATTCTGCGGGATTGGTGGGGCGAAAGGGTAGGGACTAGTGCGGGCGAGTTTATAAAGTTGGCCGAAGCCAGGCCCGAGGAGTTGACTCCGAAGGAATTTCAGCGACTAGCTCTACTTATTTGGGGAGACGAGTGA
- a CDS encoding endonuclease MutS2 translates to MESRTLQLLEFPKVLDHLARFAHSVPGQNACLAIGPVADAQSQAELAELLDQFIAFRRESGFALAGFEDLGGLLAFAKGAESILDLDACFALAETLGLARSAREAVRGYSERPWAQLLGLALGCPWPELTWAGLKRCMGADGRLKDESSPELFTVRQEIRRINQTCTKKVKDFLQKENLSAFLQDDFMTVSSDRYVLPLKTNFKGRLQGIIHDYSQTGETCYFEPMFLVDLNNELQGLRREEREAERAVLRMLTDLVRREMDAVQGVFRFLVQFDVLQAKYALAEALGGRPLRADQGKGLHLRNARHPLLVLGGDPVVPIDIGLTGDEYALIVSGGNAGGKTVCLKTLGLLSAMVLAGLPVSVDEGSVMPFWEKIFAFLGDEQSIEAHLSTFTAQIRSLASIWERIDECTLIILDEFGAGTDPAQGAALAQAVVDSLMERKARVAVATHFPALKIYGMSREGVRSASVLFDPKSKKPLYKLAYDQVGTSLALDVAREHGLPAEIVSRAEQYLLLEGQDTSRLMDRLNTVAVEKEKELEALRRERRSLVEKESRLKERFEQERRKLLQNVQTESQRIVREWQEGKVSRKKVQQDLTELRRQLAAPETGLEERELTFEDIQPGMSVHYAVWNKRGTVLEKDTRRRQVKIDLSGVSLWADAKDISVAAQAGRGTSSPVRQTPSELAAEPGFTLSLDLRGQRSDVAIGELSRFLDQAILRGAKGVEVIHGRGTGALRKEVHEFLRRFPVVQSFRLASEEEGGDGKTLVEIK, encoded by the coding sequence ATGGAATCCAGAACCCTCCAGTTGCTGGAGTTCCCCAAGGTCCTCGACCATCTTGCCCGCTTTGCACATTCGGTGCCTGGCCAAAATGCCTGTTTGGCGATTGGTCCGGTTGCTGACGCGCAGAGCCAGGCAGAGCTTGCCGAACTGCTGGATCAATTTATTGCATTCCGGCGTGAGAGCGGCTTCGCACTAGCAGGTTTCGAGGATTTGGGGGGGCTGTTGGCCTTTGCCAAGGGGGCCGAGAGCATCCTTGATCTCGACGCCTGCTTCGCTCTGGCCGAAACTTTAGGGTTAGCTCGTTCTGCGCGCGAAGCCGTGCGGGGTTACTCCGAACGCCCTTGGGCGCAGCTTCTGGGGCTTGCCCTAGGATGTCCCTGGCCTGAGTTGACCTGGGCAGGCCTCAAGCGTTGCATGGGGGCGGACGGCCGCCTTAAAGACGAAAGTTCTCCCGAACTGTTCACCGTGCGTCAGGAAATCCGGCGCATCAATCAGACCTGTACCAAAAAAGTCAAGGACTTCCTGCAGAAGGAGAATCTCTCCGCATTTTTGCAGGACGACTTCATGACTGTATCCTCCGATCGCTACGTTCTTCCGCTCAAGACGAACTTCAAGGGCCGACTGCAAGGCATCATTCACGACTATTCCCAGACAGGTGAAACCTGCTACTTCGAGCCCATGTTTCTTGTGGACCTGAACAATGAACTTCAGGGACTGCGCCGCGAGGAACGAGAGGCCGAGCGGGCCGTGCTTCGAATGCTCACCGATTTGGTGCGTCGGGAGATGGATGCCGTGCAGGGCGTGTTCCGTTTCCTTGTTCAGTTTGACGTTCTGCAGGCCAAATATGCCTTGGCCGAGGCCTTGGGCGGCAGACCTTTGCGCGCGGATCAGGGGAAGGGATTGCATCTGCGCAATGCGCGCCATCCGCTGCTTGTCCTAGGCGGAGATCCTGTGGTGCCCATTGATATTGGTCTGACCGGGGACGAGTACGCGCTTATCGTCAGCGGCGGAAACGCCGGCGGCAAAACAGTCTGTCTTAAAACCTTGGGCCTTCTCTCAGCCATGGTTTTGGCCGGCCTGCCAGTTTCGGTCGATGAAGGCAGCGTCATGCCCTTTTGGGAGAAAATTTTTGCTTTTCTGGGCGACGAACAGAGCATTGAGGCCCATTTGAGCACCTTCACTGCCCAGATCCGTTCCCTGGCTTCGATCTGGGAGCGCATCGACGAGTGCACGCTGATCATCCTCGACGAGTTCGGTGCCGGCACTGATCCGGCACAAGGAGCGGCGCTGGCCCAGGCCGTGGTGGACAGCCTCATGGAGCGCAAGGCGCGTGTTGCCGTGGCGACGCACTTTCCTGCCCTCAAGATTTATGGCATGAGCCGCGAAGGTGTGCGCTCCGCCAGCGTACTTTTTGATCCCAAATCCAAAAAGCCTCTCTACAAACTTGCATACGACCAGGTGGGTACCTCCCTGGCGCTGGATGTGGCTCGCGAGCATGGCTTGCCTGCCGAGATCGTGAGCAGGGCGGAGCAATATCTGCTCTTGGAAGGGCAGGACACTTCGCGGCTCATGGATCGTCTGAACACCGTGGCCGTGGAGAAGGAAAAAGAGCTTGAGGCGCTCCGGCGTGAGAGACGCAGTTTGGTCGAGAAGGAATCCCGGCTCAAGGAGCGCTTCGAGCAGGAACGCCGCAAGCTCCTGCAGAACGTGCAAACCGAGTCACAGCGCATTGTTCGTGAATGGCAGGAAGGTAAGGTAAGTCGCAAGAAGGTCCAGCAGGACCTTACGGAACTGCGCAGGCAACTGGCCGCGCCTGAAACAGGGCTAGAAGAGCGCGAATTGACTTTTGAAGATATTCAGCCGGGCATGAGCGTGCATTATGCCGTTTGGAACAAGCGCGGCACGGTCCTGGAAAAAGATACGCGTCGTCGTCAGGTCAAAATAGACTTGAGTGGTGTCTCCTTATGGGCGGATGCCAAGGATATATCGGTAGCCGCACAGGCTGGCCGCGGCACATCTTCGCCTGTCCGTCAAACGCCCTCCGAGCTCGCTGCCGAGCCTGGCTTTACCTTGAGCCTTGATCTGCGGGGACAACGCAGTGATGTTGCCATTGGCGAGTTGTCGCGCTTCCTGGATCAGGCCATCCTGCGTGGAGCCAAGGGCGTGGAGGTCATCCACGGTCGCGGAACGGGAGCCCTGCGCAAAGAAGTGCACGAATTTCTGCGTCGTTTTCCCGTGGTGCAGTCCTTCAGGCTGGCCTCGGAAGAAGAAGGCGGCGACGGCAAGACCCTGGTGGAGATAAAATAA
- a CDS encoding HU family DNA-binding protein — translation MTKADLVAKISEKAAISKAEAERALNAFLDAVGSTLVGEGKLTLTGFGTFAVEERKERTGRNPRTGEEIKIPATKVVKFRPGKLLKDAVK, via the coding sequence ATGACCAAGGCTGATCTGGTTGCCAAGATTTCTGAAAAGGCTGCAATTTCCAAGGCCGAAGCTGAGCGAGCTCTGAATGCATTTCTTGATGCCGTGGGGAGCACTCTTGTAGGCGAAGGCAAATTGACGCTGACCGGCTTTGGCACCTTCGCGGTGGAAGAACGCAAGGAGCGCACTGGTCGCAATCCGCGCACTGGCGAAGAAATCAAGATTCCCGCGACAAAGGTTGTTAAGTTCCGTCCCGGGAAACTGCTTAAAGACGCCGTCAAGTAA
- the trxA gene encoding thioredoxin, whose translation MAGQVMDSNFESEVLKCDLPVLVDFWAPWCGPCRALGPVIEELANEYTGQVKIVKMNVDENPNTPGKFGIRAIPTLILFKNGEVLDQVTGAVSKSSIKDMISKKVSK comes from the coding sequence ATGGCTGGTCAGGTTATGGACAGCAACTTCGAGTCTGAGGTTCTCAAGTGCGATTTACCAGTCCTCGTAGATTTTTGGGCCCCTTGGTGTGGTCCGTGTCGTGCTCTTGGACCCGTTATTGAGGAACTGGCCAACGAGTATACAGGCCAGGTCAAGATCGTAAAGATGAACGTGGACGAGAACCCCAATACACCTGGGAAATTTGGCATCCGCGCCATCCCGACTCTTATTCTTTTCAAGAATGGAGAAGTGCTCGATCAGGTTACTGGAGCCGTATCCAAGAGCAGCATCAAGGATATGATCAGCAAGAAGGTCTCCAAGTAA